Proteins encoded within one genomic window of Chlorobaculum sp. MV4-Y:
- a CDS encoding alpha-amylase family glycosyl hydrolase produces the protein MSTDSRTSAKEHFYINRVARDRYHLDDPDLLRLPGDRREAMAQSERQTETINQRLRLIEGDGAKPLLPAQFHGMKLLHELQHHVIDKVSGLHTQALAVLDSEASNWNAAEYLGRFVKRFPAGEIYHSKTAAETWLKSPANRSNALEEVYLVWLNNRNPALKQFAELISDQELHGDRAYPQLVRAMQHTVQNAGPVSNREDNLEELLTRPFRHAPDSLLDQLRFIKLNWQDLLADSPWRELLDEAIVLIEDEDRYLFFENLAQNQTTHGGTFGEKEAQAPSYTDLANAPARYSHDSSWMPEVVMIAKSTYVWLDQLSRQYGRHIARLQDIPDEELDLLADRGFTALWLIGLWERSYASRKIKQLQGNPEAKASAYALESYDIAHELGGYDGYVDLRNRAMQRGIRLASDMVPNHTGIDSELVRNRPDWFLSSNVPPYPNYTYNGPNLSASDRYGIHIEDGYWNRSDAAVTFKRVDHMTGDTRYIYHGNDGTTMPWNDTAQLNFLNPEVREGVIQQILHVARMFPVIRFDAAMVLAKMHIQRLWFPLHGHAPGIPSRGACSMSMAEFEAAMPQEFWREVVDRVAQEVPDTLLLAEAFWMLEGYFVRTLGMHRVYNSAFMHMLKKEDNAGYRGLIKKTLEFDAEILKRYVNFMNNPDEDTAIAQFGRGDKYFGVCMMMVTMPGLPMIGHGQVEGFTEKYGMEYAKAYYDEHPDHELVERHYQEIFPVMKQRSLFAEVAHFQLFDLYAPDGGVNENVFAYTNRHEGKQSLFIYNNRYDASEGWIRLSAGRLENGSMQQTLLGDALALPGEHGSYVIFRDQRNGLEFIRSCSQLRNDGLYVALGGYQYNLFMEFRVVRPSKLKPYDQVCEELNGRGVASVEIEALSMSLRPIHQIVAAAIEGVVKVKKSASGKPEKLSAEFGKQCQTMLEAVAERFAEIMEQPLTQPNDIAEKAAESYLCALRCESLLEEAENIKRVQVSLGLDEKTDEAFHSLAKPLIALNCIQDMVRENGLLEKQIIDQWLLGNTLEKVFAEKSATWPVNGAEAVDLISCLLSRRTKSGSDETPDEQLMQSIRALHESGERHFRTFMQVQHLHGKEWFRERRLSLLASWIMVQNLMLNEPLSGKTVLQTWLDAIDKLEMSAFISGYELGALLKPVAGKK, from the coding sequence ATGAGCACCGATAGCCGTACTTCCGCGAAAGAACATTTCTACATCAACAGGGTGGCGAGGGACCGTTATCACCTCGACGATCCTGATCTGCTGCGACTGCCCGGCGACCGGCGCGAGGCGATGGCGCAATCCGAACGGCAGACCGAGACGATCAACCAGCGGTTGCGCCTGATCGAAGGCGACGGCGCCAAACCGTTGCTGCCCGCGCAGTTCCACGGCATGAAGCTGCTGCACGAGCTGCAACACCATGTGATCGACAAGGTCTCGGGCCTGCATACTCAGGCGCTGGCCGTACTCGACAGCGAAGCCTCGAACTGGAATGCCGCCGAGTATCTCGGCAGGTTCGTCAAACGCTTCCCCGCCGGGGAGATTTACCACTCGAAAACCGCTGCCGAAACTTGGCTGAAAAGCCCCGCCAACCGCTCGAACGCCCTCGAAGAGGTCTACCTGGTCTGGCTCAACAACCGGAATCCGGCGCTGAAGCAGTTTGCGGAGCTGATTTCCGACCAGGAGCTGCACGGCGACCGGGCCTACCCGCAACTCGTCAGGGCGATGCAGCACACCGTGCAAAACGCTGGCCCGGTCAGCAACCGGGAGGACAATCTGGAAGAGCTGCTCACGCGCCCGTTCCGGCACGCACCAGACTCGTTGCTCGACCAGCTCCGTTTTATCAAGCTGAACTGGCAGGACTTGCTCGCCGACTCACCGTGGCGGGAGCTGCTCGACGAGGCTATCGTGCTGATTGAAGACGAAGATCGCTACCTCTTTTTTGAAAATCTCGCTCAGAATCAGACCACTCATGGCGGCACGTTCGGCGAAAAGGAGGCGCAAGCGCCCTCCTACACCGACCTTGCGAACGCTCCGGCGCGTTACTCGCACGACTCGTCGTGGATGCCGGAGGTGGTGATGATCGCCAAGAGCACCTACGTCTGGCTCGACCAGCTCTCGCGCCAGTACGGTCGTCACATCGCGCGGCTTCAGGACATTCCCGACGAGGAACTCGACCTGCTCGCCGACCGAGGCTTCACCGCGCTGTGGCTCATCGGCTTGTGGGAGCGCAGCTACGCATCGCGGAAGATCAAGCAGCTTCAGGGCAATCCGGAAGCCAAAGCGTCAGCCTACGCGCTCGAAAGTTACGACATCGCCCACGAGCTGGGCGGCTATGACGGCTACGTCGATCTGCGCAACCGAGCTATGCAGCGCGGCATCCGGCTGGCCAGCGACATGGTGCCGAACCACACCGGCATCGATTCGGAACTGGTGCGCAACCGTCCCGACTGGTTCCTCTCATCGAACGTACCGCCCTATCCGAACTACACCTACAACGGCCCGAACCTGAGCGCCAGCGACCGCTACGGCATTCACATCGAGGATGGCTACTGGAACCGTTCCGACGCCGCAGTCACCTTCAAGCGAGTCGATCACATGACCGGCGACACGCGCTACATCTACCACGGCAACGACGGCACCACCATGCCGTGGAACGACACAGCGCAGCTCAACTTCCTCAATCCCGAGGTGCGCGAAGGGGTGATCCAGCAGATTCTGCACGTCGCCCGCATGTTCCCGGTAATCCGCTTCGATGCGGCGATGGTGCTGGCAAAGATGCACATCCAGCGCCTCTGGTTCCCGCTGCACGGCCACGCGCCGGGCATTCCGTCACGCGGTGCCTGCTCGATGAGCATGGCCGAGTTCGAGGCCGCCATGCCACAGGAGTTCTGGCGCGAAGTGGTTGACCGCGTCGCCCAGGAGGTGCCCGACACGCTGCTGCTCGCCGAAGCGTTCTGGATGCTCGAAGGCTACTTCGTCCGCACGCTCGGCATGCACCGCGTCTATAATAGCGCCTTCATGCACATGCTCAAAAAGGAGGACAACGCGGGCTATCGCGGACTGATCAAAAAGACGCTGGAGTTCGACGCGGAGATTCTGAAGCGTTACGTCAACTTCATGAACAACCCCGACGAAGACACGGCCATCGCGCAGTTCGGGCGGGGCGACAAGTATTTCGGCGTCTGCATGATGATGGTGACGATGCCGGGCCTGCCGATGATCGGCCACGGCCAGGTGGAGGGATTCACCGAAAAATATGGCATGGAATACGCCAAAGCCTACTACGACGAGCACCCCGACCACGAGCTGGTCGAGCGGCACTACCAAGAAATCTTCCCGGTGATGAAGCAGCGTTCGCTGTTCGCAGAGGTCGCGCACTTCCAGCTCTTCGACCTCTACGCGCCCGATGGCGGGGTCAACGAAAACGTCTTCGCCTACACCAACCGGCACGAAGGCAAGCAGAGTCTCTTCATCTACAACAACCGCTACGACGCCTCCGAAGGATGGATACGCCTCTCCGCCGGACGGCTCGAAAACGGCTCGATGCAGCAGACGCTGCTCGGCGACGCGCTCGCGCTGCCCGGTGAGCACGGCAGCTACGTCATCTTCCGCGATCAGAGAAACGGCCTGGAGTTCATCCGGTCGTGCTCGCAGCTGCGAAATGATGGTCTGTACGTCGCGCTTGGCGGCTACCAGTACAATCTCTTCATGGAGTTCCGGGTCGTCCGGCCATCGAAGCTCAAGCCGTACGATCAGGTCTGCGAGGAGCTGAACGGGCGGGGTGTCGCTTCGGTTGAAATCGAAGCACTCTCGATGAGCCTGCGACCGATTCACCAGATCGTGGCCGCAGCAATCGAAGGCGTTGTCAAAGTGAAAAAGAGCGCATCCGGCAAACCGGAAAAGCTGTCTGCAGAGTTCGGAAAGCAGTGCCAGACTATGCTTGAAGCCGTCGCGGAACGCTTCGCGGAGATCATGGAGCAGCCGCTGACACAGCCCAACGACATCGCCGAAAAAGCTGCGGAGAGCTACCTCTGCGCCCTGCGCTGCGAATCACTGCTCGAAGAAGCGGAGAACATCAAGCGCGTGCAAGTTTCGCTCGGTCTCGACGAAAAAACAGACGAAGCATTTCACTCGCTGGCAAAACCCCTGATCGCCCTTAATTGCATTCAGGATATGGTACGCGAAAACGGGCTTCTCGAAAAGCAGATCATCGACCAATGGTTGCTCGGCAACACACTTGAAAAGGTCTTCGCCGAGAAGTCCGCCACCTGGCCGGTCAACGGCGCGGAAGCCGTTGATCTCATCTCCTGCCTGCTCTCGCGAAGGACAAAATCCGGCAGCGATGAAACTCCGGATGAGCAGCTCATGCAGTCGATCCGAGCACTCCATGAATCGGGGGAGCGCCACTTCAGAACCTTCATGCAGGTACAGCACCTGCACGGCAAAGAGTGGTTCCGCGAACGCCGGCTCAGTCTCCTTGCCTCATGGATCATGGTGCAGAATCTGATGCTGAACGAACCGCTGAGTGGCAAAACCGTTTTGCAAACATGGCTGGACGCCATCGACAAGCTCGAAATGTCCGCTTTCATCAGCGGCTACGAACTGGGAGCACTGCTGAAACCGGTAGCAGGCAAAAAGTAA
- the rfbA gene encoding glucose-1-phosphate thymidylyltransferase RfbA, translated as MKGIILAGGSGTRLYPVTKGVSKQLLPVYDKPMIYYPLTTLMLAGIREILVITTPEDQPSFVKLLGDGSDWSINLSYMVQPSPDGLAQAFILGRDFIGNDDVCLVLGDNIFFGYGFSGMLEEAVRAVEKRRKAVVFGYYVSDPERYGVVEFDSAGEVLSIVEKPEKPKSNYAVVGLYFYPNDVIDIAAGVKPSSRGELEITSVNQTYLDRGDLVCSIMGRGFAWLDTGTHESFQEAGNFIETVEKRQGLKVACPEEIAWRNGWIGDADIERLASPLLKNQYGQYLLNLLERRI; from the coding sequence ATGAAAGGTATCATTCTTGCCGGAGGCTCAGGCACCCGCCTCTATCCTGTGACCAAGGGCGTATCGAAGCAGCTGCTTCCGGTGTACGACAAGCCGATGATCTACTATCCGCTCACCACTCTGATGCTTGCCGGTATCAGGGAGATTCTCGTTATTACCACCCCCGAGGACCAGCCTTCGTTCGTCAAGCTGCTCGGCGATGGTAGCGACTGGAGTATCAACCTTTCCTATATGGTTCAACCCTCGCCCGACGGACTGGCGCAGGCGTTCATTCTCGGTCGCGATTTTATCGGCAATGATGATGTCTGTCTTGTGCTTGGCGACAACATCTTTTTTGGTTATGGTTTCAGCGGGATGCTCGAAGAGGCGGTTCGTGCGGTCGAGAAACGGAGAAAAGCGGTGGTTTTCGGCTACTATGTCAGTGATCCCGAACGTTATGGCGTCGTCGAGTTCGATTCGGCAGGGGAGGTGCTTTCCATCGTCGAGAAGCCTGAAAAACCGAAATCGAACTATGCTGTCGTGGGGCTCTATTTCTATCCGAACGATGTGATTGACATTGCCGCCGGCGTCAAACCGTCGTCGAGAGGGGAACTCGAGATCACCTCGGTGAACCAGACGTACCTCGACCGCGGCGATCTGGTTTGTTCCATCATGGGGCGTGGATTTGCCTGGCTTGATACCGGCACGCACGAATCATTCCAGGAGGCAGGCAACTTCATTGAAACCGTCGAGAAGCGGCAGGGGCTCAAGGTAGCCTGCCCCGAAGAGATTGCCTGGCGGAACGGCTGGATCGGCGATGCCGACATCGAACGTCTCGCCTCGCCGCTCCTCAAGAACCAGTATGGGCAGTATCTGCTCAATCTTCTGGAACGGAGAATCTGA
- the rfbC gene encoding dTDP-4-dehydrorhamnose 3,5-epimerase yields MQIIRTSIPDVLLFEPEVFGDERGWFCESFRQDIFEQHAGCHRFVQDNESFSRYGVVRGLHYQKPPHVQGKLVRVTRGEVLDVAVDIRKGSSTFGHHAAQLLNESNRRMMWIPPGFAHGFAVLSAAAVFSYKCTDYYAPSHDAGIRWNDPAIGIEWGVPESDMSLSEKDLRQPMLHDIDGIVLDA; encoded by the coding sequence ATGCAGATCATCCGGACATCAATCCCTGACGTTCTTCTGTTCGAGCCAGAGGTGTTCGGCGACGAACGCGGCTGGTTTTGCGAGTCTTTCCGGCAGGATATATTCGAGCAGCACGCCGGATGCCACCGTTTTGTGCAGGATAACGAATCGTTTTCACGCTATGGCGTTGTCCGGGGTCTGCATTACCAGAAACCGCCGCATGTGCAGGGCAAGCTTGTCCGTGTGACCCGGGGCGAGGTGCTTGATGTGGCTGTCGACATACGCAAGGGCTCTTCAACATTCGGTCATCATGCTGCCCAACTGCTCAATGAGAGCAATCGCCGGATGATGTGGATTCCGCCTGGATTCGCCCACGGCTTTGCGGTGCTGAGCGCGGCGGCAGTGTTCAGTTATAAATGCACGGATTATTATGCGCCATCACACGATGCGGGCATCCGGTGGAACGATCCGGCTATTGGCATAGAATGGGGCGTGCCGGAAAGCGATATGAGCCTTTCGGAAAAGGATCTTCGTCAGCCGATGCTGCATGATATTGATGGCATTGTGCTGGACGCATAG